A single window of Penaeus vannamei isolate JL-2024 chromosome 24, ASM4276789v1, whole genome shotgun sequence DNA harbors:
- the LOC113823176 gene encoding serine/threonine-protein kinase VRK1-like: MAKLGGAGGAPIPLGFCPETPALLMSCCGSHNLEGQKDLGDRLLLQIGVRLVQALQELHLHDIIHCDLKPDNVTLQFTEDGQLHALHVIDYGFACPVGGSHPRRKTQDPKPWYCHCFYNGTPMRKECDVQGLGYILEFLEEAMTLESVVLDDLIARAFEPEHERRPTLQEAEALLSALLASLGETEAEAEDDVEAEEESREAEAEDDVEAEEESREAEAEDDVEAEEENREALEERRGALSLPLRRRPVVPGPPSAPAFLSLQTEGRAQCN, from the coding sequence ATGGCTAAGCTGGGGGGTGCGGGCGGCGCCCCCATCCCCCTGGGCTTCTGCCCCGAGACCCCCGCCCTCCTCATGTCGTGCTGCGGCTCCCACAACCTGGAGGGCCAGAAGGACCTGGGCGACAGATTACTCCTCCAGATTGGAGTTCGACTGGTCCAGGCCCTCCAGGAGCTTCATCTCCACGACATCATACACTGCGATCTGAAGCCCGACAACGTGACACTCCAGTTCACCGAGGACGGCCAGCTGCACGCCCTTCACGTCATCGACTATGGATTCGCGTGCCCCGTGGGCGGCTCGCATCCTCGCAGGAAGACGCAGGATCCGAAGCCGTGGTACTGCCACTGCTTCTACAACGGCACTCCCATGCGCAAGGAGTGCGACGTACAGGGACTGGGCTACATCCTAGAGTTCCTCGAAGAGGCCATGACGCTTGAGTCCGTCGTCCTCGACGACCTCATCGCAAGGGCCTTCGAGCCCGAGCACGAGAGGCGGCCCACGCTGCAGGAGGCCGAGGCCTTACTGTCCGCCCTGCTGGCGAGTCTCGGCGAGACCGAGGCCGAGGCTGAGGACGAcgtggaggccgaggaggagagtcGGGAGGCCGAGGCTGAGGACGAcgtggaggccgaggaggagagtcGGGAGGCCGAGGCTGAGGACGAcgtggaggccgaggaggagaaccGGGAGGCGCTGGAGGAGCGGCGCGGGGCGCTCAGCCTTCCGCTGCGACGACGGCCTGTGGTCCCCGGGCCTCCGTCGGCGCCTGCTTTCCTTTCGTTGCAGACGGAAGGAAGGGCacagtgcaactga